ACATCCGGCTCGGCGCCGACGATGACGAGCCCGAGTTCTCCATCGGGGCGTGGTTCGGACTGCTGTTCGCCGCCGGCATGGGGATCGGTCTGGTCTTCTACGGCGTCAGCGAACCGCTCAGCCACTTCGTCTCGCCCCGGCCGGGCGTCACCGGCACCCCCGAAGAGCTCGCCGCGCAGGCGATGGGACAGACCTATCTGCACTGGGGCGTGCAGGCCTGGTCGATCTACGTCGTGGTCGGCCTCGGCCTCGCCTATGCGATCCACCGGCGCAAGCGCCCCATCTCGATCCGCTGGATCTTCGAGCCGATCCTCGGCGACCGCGTCAACGGCGCGTGGGGCAACGTGATCGACGTCGTCGCGCTGGCGGGCACGATGTTCGGCGTCGCGACGTCGCTCGGGCTCGGCGTGCTCCAGATCAGCTCCGGGCTCGATTCGGCCGGGCTGGTGGAGCCCTCCACGATCTCGCAGATCGTCATCATCCTCGTCATCACGGTGTTCGTCCTGGCCTCCGTGCTCTCGGGGGTCACCAAGGGCATGAAATGGCTGTCGTCGACGAACCTCCTGCTCGCCGGGGTCCTGGTGCTGCTGTTCCTCGTGCTCGGCCCCACCGAGTTCCTGCTGCGCGAGTGGGTCCAGTCGATGGGCTACTACATCCAGAACTACGTCGCGCTGTCGTTCAACGTCAACGCGTGGCAGGGCGAGGCGGGCGAGGTCTGGGAGGCCGGGTGGACGGCGTTCTACTGGGGCTGGTGGATCTCGTGGGCGCCGTTCGTGGGCATCTTCATCGCGCGCGTGTCGAAGGGCCGCACGGTGCGCCAGTTCATCATGGGCGTGATCATCGTGCCGACGCTGATCGGCATCCTGTGGTTCGCCATCCTCGGCGGGTCGGCCGTCTACCAGGAGCTGACGGTGCCGGGTTCGATGACGCTGCCGGACGGCTCGGTCGATCTCTCGGGTGCGCTCTTCACCCTGCTCGGGTACATGCCGGCCACGACGTGGCTCACCATCGGGGTGATCGTCCTCGTCGGGATCTTCTTCATCACGTCCTCGGACTCCGGCGCGCTCGTGATGGGGATGATCGCCACGGGCGGGCAGATCAATCCCCGCAAGCGCATCCGCACGCTCTTCACGCTGCTCACGGCGATCCTGGCGATCGCCCTGCTGCTGTCGGGCGGACTGACCGCGCTGCAGACGGCGGCGATCATCATCGCCCTGCCCTTCAGCTTCGTGATGCTCGGCATCTGCTGGGCCACGATCGTCGCGTTCAGTCGTGAGCGCCGGGCGTACGACCGCGCCCAGCGCGCGCTGTTCGTCGACCGCATCGGCGAGTTCTACGGGCTCGAGACCGGGCCCACCGACATCATCGGCCGGCGTCGCCCGAGATGGCAGAGGCGCCCGCCGGGGAAGGTCCCGGTTCCCACCGGCGCCGGCGAGGAGAAGGAGGAGCACGTGGATCCGTTCGTGCTGACGCATATCGAAGGAGATGTTCCGCCGCGGCGTGCCTCGGCCGCAGCGCTCGAGATGGAGAACGCCGCCGTCGGAGGCGTGTCGACGGAGGACGTCGACGACCTGGTCGAGCACGACCCGCGCGCGGCGGGCGACTCGCACCACATCCCCGACCGCACCGCCGACGACGACGGCAAGGACCCGCTCGGCTGAGGACGGCGATGGCCAGGGACACGGCCGGCCGCCAGGTCAGCGGTCGCGGCCGTCTCGCTGGTCGGCGCCGGGGCGCCGGTCGCGCTCGCCGCCTGGTTCGCGATCGACGCGGCGGCGGCACCCGAGCCGCCCGCCTACGCCGACGTCGGCGAACGTCAGACCGCCGAGATCGCGGTCGCGGCCGACCCGGGATCCGGCGGCTCCGCAGGTATCGACGCCGAATGGGCGTCGGCGATCGCCGCGCGCACCGGCATCCCGGAGCGCGCGCTCCACGGATACGGATCGGCGGAGCTGCGGATGGCCCGGGAGCAGCCCGCCTGCGGCATCCGCTGGACGACCCTCGCGGGGATCGGCGCGACCGAGTCGGCGCACGGCACGCACGGAGGCGGGGCGCTGAACGCCGACGGCGTCGCCCAGCCCGCGATCTACGGCCCCGATCTGCTCGGCATCGACACCGCGCGCATCGACGACACCGACGACGGCGCCCTCGACGGCACGGCCGAGATCGACCGCGCCGTCGGGCCGATGCAGTTCATCCCCGCGACGTGGGCGACGTGGGGCTCCGACGGCGATGGCGACGGCCGGGCCGATCCTCAGCAGATCGACGATGCCGCGCTCGCCGCGGCGCGGTATCTGTGCCGCTACGGCGACCTGTCCGACGCCGACACGTGGCGGACCGCGGTGTTCGCGTACAACCACCTCGAGTCCTACGTCGATCAGGTCGCCGCGACGGCGGTCGCCTATGCGCGCGGCGCCGACGGCTGATCACCCGCCGGTCGCCGCGCGTCGCGTCAGAAGCTGGTGACCAGGTCGCCCAGCACCGACTTGACCTTGGTGGGGTCGGTGGCGTCGTAGTAGTGGGCTCCGGTGGCCTTCGAGATCGCCTGCAGCGTCTCCACGTCGGCGTCCTCGCCGTACGCGAGTGTGAAGACGAGGATCGGCGTCTCGTGGTGCAGGTCAGCCAAGTCTGCCAGCAGGTCGTCGCGCCCCGTCCCGGCGCCGGAATCGGTCGCGTTCCGCCCATCGCTGAGCACCACGATGGCATTGATGCGATCCGAAGACCATTCCTCGGCCATCGCCGCAGCGGCTTCGTCGACCGCCTGATACAACGGTGTGTGGTTGTCGGCCGGAGCAGTGAGTGCGTTCAGGCCGGCCACGAAGTCGTCGCGGGTCTGCGCGATGTCGGCGACGGGAGAGACCTCGCCCGGAACGAGCGCCCCCGAGGAGTCCTGCGAGAAAGCAGCCAGGCCGACGTTGTCACCGTCGGTGAAGTGGTCCAGCGCGAGCTCGATCGCGTCCTGCGCGCCGGTGAGCTTCGTGTCCTCGTCCGTAATGGGGTCGTTCATCGACCCCGACACATCCACGAGGAACAGCACGTTCGCGCGCTTGCGGACGTCGGGGAACGCCTCGTTCACCGCCACGACGACATCGGATCCCGGGAGGGCGCGGGCACCCGCCGGCTCGGCCTCGAGCGCGCCGACGTCCATCACCGAGGCGTCCAGCTCGCCGTTGAGATCGCGGTAGCCCGACTCGCGGACGACCTGCTGGCCCTGGGCGGTGCGCGTGTAGCGCAGGAAGTCCTCGGCGGCCGCCTTCTGCCCGTCGGTCACCCAGTCGCCGGTCAGCACGACCGCGGGGTTGTCGGCGACATAGAAGCCGTCGGTCGGGTAGACGGTCACGAGCTTCTCGCGCGGCGGGTCGGACTCGATGCGCGTCGCGCCGTCACGGCTCGTGATGCCGCGGTTGTAGTCCCACACCGACTTCTCGTCGACGATGACCGCCGACAGGAAGTCCGCGGCGGAACCGGCCTGCTCGGCCTGCCGTGCGTGCCACAGGAAGTGCTCGGGCGTCGACATGTAGTGGCTGACCGACAGCTCCTGCTCGGTGACCGCTGCGGCGATGGCCGGATCGGCGATCGTGGCGGCGCTGACGTCGTCGAGGGAGCCGGCGGCGGTGCCGTAGGACGCCAGCATCGCGGCTTCGCCCGAGGTCGCTGCGACCGGCGAGGTCTTGCCCAGCTTGAACGAGCCCCATTCGGGGTAGCCGAGGTCGGACCAGAGGTTCTCGTCGGCTGCGGCTTCGAAGACATCCGCCCACGACGGCGCCTCGACGTCCCAGCCGATGGCGGCGGCCAGCGGCTGCGGCATCGCCAGCACGATGTTGGACTCGGCGGTGCTCTCGCCCGAGGCGGGCACGACGTCCTCGGCGCCCATGTCGCGCGCGACGGCGAGCCACGTCGAGGCATCGGGCATCCAGACCGTCGGCTGCTCCATCGAGGTCTGGCTGAAGCCCGACGCCGACTGCTCGGCCGCGTAGCCCGACTTCTCGCGCTCGGCGCTCACGGTCACGCACGAGCCGTTCACGTCCCGGGGCTCGTCGTTGTAGGCGGCGGCGAGGGCCGCGACCATCTCGGCGTTCTCGTACGACGACAGCACCGAGACCTCGGTGCACGGATCCGAGCCCGCCGCTGCGGCCGGCTCGTCGTCGGGGAAGGCGATGGGCTGGTCGGCCACGGCGCGGACGATCAGGACCGAGAGCGTGCCGATGGACGCGATCATGAGCACGATGACGGCGGCCGTCGTCCAGATGAGGATGCGGCGTCGTCGTTCGGCGCGCTCGGCGCGTCGCTGATCGATGGCGGAGGGATTGCTCACCGGGGGGCCTCCGGCGGTTCGTCGTCGGGAGTGGTCGGGCCGGCGCCCAGACGCCAGCGACGGCGGGCGGAGCCCGTCCGTGACTGCGAGCCTAGCCGACCCGACCTGAGAGCGAGCCGCGCGGGCCGGCTCCGCTCAGCGCGTGGTCGTGTTGATCATCCCGATGATCACCGCGGTCCACCAGCTGGCCTGCGACACCGTGGCGCTCCAGATGCTCCACGCGCGCATCGACAGCGGCAGCGCGCCGAATCGGACCTCCGCGGGCAGCCGCGCGAGCTCGTCGGTCAGCCGCGTCATCGCGACGCCGTTCATGGCCGCGAGCAGCACGGCGCACATCTTGATCACCGTGAGCGGGTTCGTCAGGTCC
This region of Microbacterium thalassium genomic DNA includes:
- a CDS encoding lytic transglycosylase domain-containing protein translates to MAREQPACGIRWTTLAGIGATESAHGTHGGGALNADGVAQPAIYGPDLLGIDTARIDDTDDGALDGTAEIDRAVGPMQFIPATWATWGSDGDGDGRADPQQIDDAALAAARYLCRYGDLSDADTWRTAVFAYNHLESYVDQVAATAVAYARGADG
- a CDS encoding vWA domain-containing protein; the encoded protein is MSNPSAIDQRRAERAERRRRILIWTTAAVIVLMIASIGTLSVLIVRAVADQPIAFPDDEPAAAAGSDPCTEVSVLSSYENAEMVAALAAAYNDEPRDVNGSCVTVSAEREKSGYAAEQSASGFSQTSMEQPTVWMPDASTWLAVARDMGAEDVVPASGESTAESNIVLAMPQPLAAAIGWDVEAPSWADVFEAAADENLWSDLGYPEWGSFKLGKTSPVAATSGEAAMLASYGTAAGSLDDVSAATIADPAIAAAVTEQELSVSHYMSTPEHFLWHARQAEQAGSAADFLSAVIVDEKSVWDYNRGITSRDGATRIESDPPREKLVTVYPTDGFYVADNPAVVLTGDWVTDGQKAAAEDFLRYTRTAQGQQVVRESGYRDLNGELDASVMDVGALEAEPAGARALPGSDVVVAVNEAFPDVRKRANVLFLVDVSGSMNDPITDEDTKLTGAQDAIELALDHFTDGDNVGLAAFSQDSSGALVPGEVSPVADIAQTRDDFVAGLNALTAPADNHTPLYQAVDEAAAAMAEEWSSDRINAIVVLSDGRNATDSGAGTGRDDLLADLADLHHETPILVFTLAYGEDADVETLQAISKATGAHYYDATDPTKVKSVLGDLVTSF
- a CDS encoding BCCT family transporter; this translates as MTSESPTTKAPQPQPHGGIVAPWVMWPAAIVVVAFSAFCLIAPSAAEAMFGAIQSTIVNAFNWYYVLIAVFFVAFCLVVGFSKYGDIRLGADDDEPEFSIGAWFGLLFAAGMGIGLVFYGVSEPLSHFVSPRPGVTGTPEELAAQAMGQTYLHWGVQAWSIYVVVGLGLAYAIHRRKRPISIRWIFEPILGDRVNGAWGNVIDVVALAGTMFGVATSLGLGVLQISSGLDSAGLVEPSTISQIVIILVITVFVLASVLSGVTKGMKWLSSTNLLLAGVLVLLFLVLGPTEFLLREWVQSMGYYIQNYVALSFNVNAWQGEAGEVWEAGWTAFYWGWWISWAPFVGIFIARVSKGRTVRQFIMGVIIVPTLIGILWFAILGGSAVYQELTVPGSMTLPDGSVDLSGALFTLLGYMPATTWLTIGVIVLVGIFFITSSDSGALVMGMIATGGQINPRKRIRTLFTLLTAILAIALLLSGGLTALQTAAIIIALPFSFVMLGICWATIVAFSRERRAYDRAQRALFVDRIGEFYGLETGPTDIIGRRRPRWQRRPPGKVPVPTGAGEEKEEHVDPFVLTHIEGDVPPRRASAAALEMENAAVGGVSTEDVDDLVEHDPRAAGDSHHIPDRTADDDGKDPLG